Part of the Streptomyces antimycoticus genome, CCGCCGTGACGGCCGGGCGATCGAGGAGATCGGCCTGTACCACCCGGTGCAGAACCCGTCGCGCATCGAGGTCGACTCGGAGCGTGTGCAGCACTGGCTGAAGGTCGGCGCGCAGCCGACCGAGCCCGTGCTGGCCATCCTGAAGGTCACCGGCGACTGGCAGCAGTTCAAGGGTCTGCCCGCCCCGGCTCCGATGAAGGTCGCCGAGCCGAAGGCCGACAAGCGCGCCCTGTTCGAGGCGGCCGCCAAGGACGCCGGTGACGAGCCGAAGGGTGAGGCGATCACCCAGAAGGCGAAGAAGGCCGAGAAGAAGTCGGACGAGGCGGCTGAGTCCGCTGAGTCCACCGCGTCGACTGAGGCCTGAGGATGCTCGAGGAGGCCCTCGAGCACCTGGTGAAGGGCATCGTCGACAACCCCGACGACGTGCAGGTGGCCTCGCGCACCCTGCGGCGTGGGCGTGTGCTGGAGGTCCGGGTGCACCCCGATGACC contains:
- the rpsP gene encoding 30S ribosomal protein S16, which gives rise to MAVKIKLKRLGKIRSPHYRIVVADSRTRRDGRAIEEIGLYHPVQNPSRIEVDSERVQHWLKVGAQPTEPVLAILKVTGDWQQFKGLPAPAPMKVAEPKADKRALFEAAAKDAGDEPKGEAITQKAKKAEKKSDEAAESAESTASTEA
- a CDS encoding RNA-binding protein; protein product: MLEEALEHLVKGIVDNPDDVQVASRTLRRGRVLEVRVHPDDLGKVIGRNGRTARALRTVVGAIGGRGIRVDLVDVDQVH